AATAAAGTTACATCCGATTACAGTTCCTCAATTAGAATCGCTAAGAGAAATGACTGATAGTTATGAAAGTTTATTTAATAAAAGGGCTAAGCTGTATAGAGAAATGGATTTGAAAAATCAGAATTTAACAGAAGCTGATTATAAGCAATATATTTTAGATGAATACACTTTTTTAAAGCGACCAGTTTTTGTTGTAGAAAATGAAATATTTATTGGAAACAGTAAAAAGGTTGTTGAAAGTCTTAAAG
The sequence above is a segment of the Tenacibaculum sp. 190130A14a genome. Coding sequences within it:
- a CDS encoding arsenate reductase family protein — translated: MKKVYFLQTCDTCRRILKEVNIEGFEKQEIKLHPITVPQLESLREMTDSYESLFNKRAKLYREMDLKNQNLTEADYKQYILDEYTFLKRPVFVVENEIFIGNSKKVVESLKDRIN